Genomic DNA from Leptospira venezuelensis:
TGATCCTAATCCAAATCGGAGAATAAACCAAGTATTTTTTTACCCTAAAGATCAGGGAAAAGATACTGTACAATCCCCTTTTCCGGCAGTAACAAACATCTGAACTGTATAGTAACTGGAGAAAGTCAAAGTAGGTTCAAATACCCAAGTATTAGTATCACTAAAAGTTCCTACATCTGTGCGCCCGCAGGTTTTAGAAAACTTAGAATAGATCAGATAAGTGTCGCAGGCGATCTTAACATTGGTAGGCCCTTCTGGATTCAAGTCAATCCTCAGAGCTTTGGTTCCCGTCTGGCCAGCAATTGAAAAGGATTTAGAATCGGGATAAGTTACTCCTAATTCTTCGCCGTATAGATTGTCGAAAGACTTATAACAATCTACATAAAATTTGGTACCATAACAATTGGTGGCGGCGCTCCCATTATTCTCATCACAATAAACTGGACCTTCTTTAGTAACAAACAATGTACCAGTAGAAGCACCGGCCGGAACCACCGTTACGATCTCAGTGCTAGTAGCACTCAGAACATTCGCTGATACTCCGTTAAATTTAACCGTTGTAGAGCTTGTATTTGCGGAGAATAAACGGCCTTTAATTGTGACCGTTGTTCCCGCAGTGGACCCTATTGGAGGAGATCCACTAGGAGGATCTATCTCGGTGATCACAGGATTTCCCAAACCCAGCTGACTGGCAAGGTCAGAGTCCTTGCTCGAAGAACAACTAAGTCCAAAAATAGATAGAGATACAATAATAGCTAAGATCTGAGTCTGAAATCGCATTTTTTCTTTAACCTAGAACCGTTCGCACGTAACGCTTTTGCTTGCCGTTTTTAAAAAACCGCAGAATCTACCCAATTATCGGAAAGATTTAGCTTAATCCGGGAAAGATTTTTTAGAAGGTAAACATGAGCGAGACTGTTCTTTATTCCATCGAAGATTATACGTGCATAATCACTTTAAATCGACCCGAAAAACGAAATGCAATTTCTAGAGAATCACTCTATCAGCTTATGTCACATATCGAAAGGGCAAACAAGGATCCAAAAATTCGAGCGTTAGTACTTAGCGGAGAAGGTTCCGTATTCTGTGCTGGAGCCGATCTGAAAGAAAGAGCAGACATGTCCGAGAAAGAAGTACATAAATTTCTGGACCAAGTCGGTAAATGTTTTCTGGCTCTGGAAAATCTTCCATTCCCAACAATCGCTGCATTGGATGGAGATGCTTATGGCGGCGGATTAGAAATGGCTCTCTGTTGTGATTTTATTCTGATGAGTGCAGAAGCAAAAGTAGGCCTTACTGAAACTGGACTTGGAATTATTCCTGGAGCAGGTGGAACCCAAAGACTTCCGCGTAGAGTAGGAAAAACAAAGGCATTAGAACTTATTTTGACTGCTTCTGTTATAGATGCCCAAACCGCACTGAATATCCAACTTGCTAATTCAATATGGCATGATTCAGCATTTATGGCGGGAAAAAAATTGGCTTCTTTACTTTCCGAAAAAGCACCTATCTCCTTAAAGCTTGCTAAAGCAGCTATTAGGGAAGGTGAAGGAAAAGATATACAAACCGCCTTAAAGATAGAAAGGAAACATTATAATAAGACTTTAAAAACAGAAGATAGGATAGAAGCCTTAAAGGCTTTTCGAGAAAAAAGAAAACCGGAATTTAAAGGAAAATAGAACTCCGAAAAAGGGAGGCGAGACACAAGGCCGACCCGAAAATAGGCAAAACAAGGAAGCTGGAATACGAATGATTCTAACGGGTAAGGAAATTAAAAAAAGATTAGAGAAGGACATCATCATTGATCCTTACTCCGACAATAGATTAAATCCAAACTCTTATAATCTAAGGCTTCATAACGAATTAGTTCGTTATACAGAAACTCCATTGGAT
This window encodes:
- a CDS encoding enoyl-CoA hydratase/isomerase family protein, with amino-acid sequence MSETVLYSIEDYTCIITLNRPEKRNAISRESLYQLMSHIERANKDPKIRALVLSGEGSVFCAGADLKERADMSEKEVHKFLDQVGKCFLALENLPFPTIAALDGDAYGGGLEMALCCDFILMSAEAKVGLTETGLGIIPGAGGTQRLPRRVGKTKALELILTASVIDAQTALNIQLANSIWHDSAFMAGKKLASLLSEKAPISLKLAKAAIREGEGKDIQTALKIERKHYNKTLKTEDRIEALKAFREKRKPEFKGK
- a CDS encoding LIC10067 family putative lipoprotein, producing MRFQTQILAIIVSLSIFGLSCSSSKDSDLASQLGLGNPVITEIDPPSGSPPIGSTAGTTVTIKGRLFSANTSSTTVKFNGVSANVLSATSTEIVTVVPAGASTGTLFVTKEGPVYCDENNGSAATNCYGTKFYVDCYKSFDNLYGEELGVTYPDSKSFSIAGQTGTKALRIDLNPEGPTNVKIACDTYLIYSKFSKTCGRTDVGTFSDTNTWVFEPTLTFSSYYTVQMFVTAGKGDCTVSFP